In Leishmania major strain Friedlin complete genome, chromosome 19, the following proteins share a genomic window:
- a CDS encoding peptidylprolyl isomerase-like protein, which yields MSDQPISSSASAVSEASQPPMEVAYPLNEEVEVPGTDGGLYKTVLVEGAGSQPVKGAKVTVHYVGTLLDGTTFDSSRDRGDCFEFTLGRGQVIKGWDKGVSTMRTGEKALLKCSPEYAYGAAGSPPTIPANATLLFEVELFHWTREVDISAAKDKSLMMSVLKDGVDYENPDFESSVTMDLLIYVGEFDPENKDKYTPVKTMSDWKAVVGVTSLPPHLEAFLYKMRKRESAACRVRSDLICDAVPEFAIPSSAERGHCDVTYVVEISELSHVKTYDFTGAAKVAEGEKRKNSGNDAFKAGKLDLAERFYRRAMEFIGQDYGFDDTVKPECHRVRIGVMGNLAQVLLMRNKYTESADFSRKVLSLDSNNTKALFRLAKALDGLQDWDEASKCVAHILAIDPGNADAANLKVRLMQEQRTFDQKQKSMFKKMFA from the coding sequence ATGTCGGATCAACCAatcagcagctccgccagtgccgtGAGTGAGGCCAGCCAGCCGCCGATGGAGGTGGCATATCCTCTGAatgaggaggtggaggtgcccGGGACGGATGGCGGCCTGTACAAGACCGTGCTGGTGGAGGGTGCGGGATCGCAACCCGTGAAGGGGGCCAAGGTAACGGTCCACTATGTCGGCACGTTGCTGGACGGCACAACGTTTGACAGCAGCCGCGACAGGGGCGACTGCTTCGAGTTCACCCTTGGCCGTGGCCAGGTCATCAAGGGCTGGGATAAGGGTGTGTCGACGATGCGGACTGGCGAGAAAGCGCTGCTGAAGTGTTCGCCCGAGTACGCTtacggcgccgctggcagcCCCCCCACCATTCCTGCCAACGCCACGCTTCTCTTTGAGGTGGAGCTGTTCCATTGGACGCGCGAGGTCGACATCTCCGCTGCGAAGGACAAGTCCCTCATGATGAGCGTCTTGAAAGATGGCGTTGACTACGAGAACCCAGACTTTGAGTCGTCCGTGACGATGGACCTTCTCATCTACGTGGGCGAGTTCGATCCGGAGAACAAGGACAAATACACACCGGTGAAGACGATGTCCGACTGGAAggccgtcgtcggcgtcacGTCGCTGCCTCCGCACCTAGAGGCGTTTCTGTACAAGATGCGCAAACGGGAATCGGCGGCGTGCCGAGTGCGCAGCGACCTGATCTGCGACGCCGTGCCGGAGTTCGCCATCCCGTCCAGTGCCGAGCGAGGCCACTGCGATGTTACATACGTGGTCGAGATCAGCGAGCTGAGCCATGTCAAGACGTATGATTTCACCGGAGCAGCCAAGGTTGCTGAGGGGGAGAAGCGCAAGAACAGTGGAAACGACGCGTTCAAGGCCGGCAAGCTGGACTTGGCGGAGCGCTTCTACCGTCGCGCGATGGAGTTCATCGGGCAAGACTACGGCTTCGATGACACCGTCAAGCCGGAATGCCATCGTGTGCGCATCGGCGTCATGGGGAACctcgcgcaggtgctgctgatgcgcaaCAAGTACACCGAGTCCGCCGACTTCTCGCGGAAGGTGCTAAGCCTCGACTCCAACAACACGAAGGCGCTCTTTCGCCTGGCGAAGGCGCTGGACGGACTGCAGGACTGGGACGAAGCTTCGAAGTGCGTGGCTCATATTCTCGCCATCGACCCTGGGAACGCCGACGCGGCCAACTTGAAGGTGCGACTCATGCAGGAGCAGAGGACCTTCGACCAAAAGCAGAAGTCCATGTTCAAGAAGATGTTCGCCTAG
- a CDS encoding choline/Carnitine o-acyltransferase-like protein, whose amino-acid sequence MSEAFLSQRPHPANQTRDAGSSVMQMRVSWTCNGLDIHVPPVRYIWRGVHRSIVDNIDKVSAMVYPIPFSCVVACAAGSCVCVWYVPQTSWVHTNPASTWLRYFDSIVTPLSRYLPPSFQAPVLCAKAWAVTLAAATVLHRFALRRLLQYKGWMLERNPQQPSWRTRVWSLVMRAFFTRPSIPKTRVYGSCLPSVPLPSLQQTVSSYLSSMRSLYHQKDSDVNEWLELRRSAESFLLNEGPSLQMHLRLQNVMGHSYVPELWTRNVFLAARDSLCLHSNFYTVPFATHLPTTLPEARAAVLIYLLTQLKGHIERRTLCPNFIGPRNCVPLSMDQYSMAFNTTRIPGREIDVLEHRGERENSYLVILHRGRVYQMSVIDPQTGRQLTPHQLEVVLHQLLLEVEEEVSTGRDESEEDDAEDTLETLGKKRSYRVVEALLPVLTTASRAQWADVRTSYLLHDSNNSGPLRIIEKALFVVSFDERCGTAAPSKASSTVDEVKRLSMDCAHYLCGNGSNLWCDKSFNLVVRSDGHAGLHVEHSWSDMSTFLGFFEHVSAQEESADLWYDTESGHAKKLPEDKRRAKPFRAPNIDNQLCPKRLRFTIHKKLAAAIRRVHTEFLLNTSSQVDLHVVRYSGYGCEVPKSMGCSPDAWVQMAIQLAHYIDQGGHFRLVYESVPQRMFAKGRTEAVRSVTDVSSAFVKAMASTGGEDDAMAAEEKRALLIDACANHQRAVQEAVAGGGVDRHLFALFMASTSQETPSDFLTAALRKTKWKVSSAQAHQRNLLDRLHPAGGGSCYHETPGFGFGPVSPDGYGISYCFCANEVLYVTITSYKNCDATSSRTLGNHMTRALDMLGALSASGRDDSAPR is encoded by the coding sequence ATGTCAGAGGCGTTCTTGAGTCAGCGGCCGCACCCGGCGAACCAGACGAGGGATGCAGGGTCTTCTGTGATGCAGATGCGCGTTTCGTGGACGTGCAACGGCCTGGATATCCACGTCCCACCTGTGCGGTATATTTGGCGTGGCGTGCACCGTTCCATCGTGGACAACATCGACAAAGTGTCCGCAATGGTGTACCCCATCCCCTTCTCGTGCGTTGTTGCCTGCGCTGCCGggtcgtgcgtgtgtgtgtggtatGTACCGCAGACGTCCTGGGTGCACACCAACCCAGCCAGCACGTGGCTGCGCTACTTCGACTCCATCGTGACACCGCTCTCGCGGTACCTCCCTCCGTCCTTCCAGGCACCCGTGCTCTGCGCAAAGGCGTGGGCCGTCAcgctcgccgcggcgacggtgctgcaccgctttGCCTTGCGCAGGCTGCTGCAGTACAAGGGATGGATGCTGGAGAGAAACCCCCAACAGCCGtcgtggcgcacgcgcgtgtggtCGCTGGTCATGCGCGCCTTTTTCACTCGCCCGTCCATCCCAAAGACAAGAGTGTACGGGAGCTGCCTTCCCAGCGTACCGCTGCCCTCGTTGCAGCAGACGGTGAGCAGCTATCTCTCCAGCATGCGCTCCCTTTACCATCAGAAAGACAGCGACGTTAACGAGTGGCTGGAGCTTCGCCGGTCCGCTGAGTCCTTCCTGCTTAACGAAGGCCCATCACTGCAGATGCACCTGCGACTGCAGAATGTGATGGGCCACAGCTACGTGCCTGAGTTGTGGACCCGAAACGTCTTCCTTGCCGCGCGTGACTCGCTGTGTCTGCATTCGAACTTTTACACCGTTCCTTTCGCAACGCACCTGCCCACCACTCTCCCCgaggcgcgcgcagcggtgcttATTTACCTACTGACGCAGCTCAAGGGTCACATTGAGCGCCGTACATTGTGCCCCAACTTCATTGGCCCTCGTAATTGTGTGCCCCTGTCCATGGACCAGTACTCGATGGCGTTTAACACAACGCGCATTCCCGGACGTGAGATAGACGTCCTCGAGCATCGTGGGGAGCGGGAGAACAGCTACCTCGTCATTCTGCACCGCGGTCGTGTTTATCAAATGTCTGTCATTGACCCACAGACGGGGCGTCAGCTCACCCCGCATcagctggaggtggtgctgcaccagctgctcttggaggtggaggaggaggtgagcacCGGCCGCGACGAGTctgaggaggacgacgcggaggACACACTGGAGACGCTCGGGAAGAAGCGCTCATACCGCGTagtggaggcgctgctgcctgtcCTGACCACCGCATCCCGTGCGCAGTGGGCCGACGTGCGTACTAGCTATCTGCTTCACGACTCCAACAATAGCGGCCCCTTGCGCATAATCGAGAAGGCGTTATTCGTGGTCAGCTTCGATGAGCGATGCGGGACGGCAGCGCCTTCAAAGGCGAGCTCGACCGTGGACGAGGTGAAGCGCCTCTCCATGGACTGCGCTCACTACCTCTGCGGCAACGGCTCCAACCTGTGGTGTGACAAGAGCTTCAATCTCGTCGTCCGCTCTGACGGGCATGCTGGCCTGCACGTGGAGCACTCGTGGAGCGACATGTCCACGTTTCTCGGGTTCTTCGAGCACGTGTCTGCGCAGGAGGAGTCTGCCGATCTCTGGTACGACACGGAAAGCGGACACGCAAAGAAGCTGCCCGAAGACAAGCGTCGTGCCAAGCCGTTCCGTGCCCCCAACATCGACAACCAGCTGTGCCCGAAGCGGCTGCGCTTCACCATCCACAAAAAGCTGGCCGCTGCTATTCGCCGGGTGCACACAGAGTTCCTCCTCAATACCAGCTCACAGGTGGACCTCCACGTTGTGCGGTACAGCGGGTACGGCTGTGAAGTCCCCAAGAGCATGGGATGCAGTCCCGACGCGTGGGTCCAAATGGCCATTCAGCTCGCCCACTACATTGATCAGGGAGGGCACTTCAGACTCGTGTACGAGTccgtgccgcagcgcatgTTTGCGAAGGGtaggacggaggcggtgcgcagtGTTACTGACGTGAGTAGTGCCTTCGTGAAGGCGATGGCCTCCACTGGAGGTGAGGATGACGCTATGGCTgcagaggagaagcgagCACTGTTGATCGACGCCTGCGCCAATCACCAGCGCGCCGTGCAGGAGGCTGTGGCTGGAGGTGGGGTGGACAGGCATCTCTTCGCGCTGTTCATGGCGAGCACTAGCCAGGAGACACCTTCCGACTTCCTTACCGCCGCCCTTCGCAAGACGAAGTGGAAAGTGAGCAGCGCTCAGGCCCATCAACGCAACCTGCTCGATCGACTCCACCCcgcaggtggcggcagctgtTATCACGAGACTCCTGGGTTCGGGTTTGGCCCTGTATCCCCCGATGGCTACGGTATCTCCTACTGTTTCTGTGCCAACGAGGTGCTCTACGTCACTATCACATCCTACAAGAACTGCGACGCCACGTCGTCGCGCACCCTCGGCAACCACATGACGAGGGCTCTCGACATGCTGGGCGCGCTCAGCGCGTCTGGTCGCGACGACTCGGCACCGCGctga
- a CDS encoding inosine-5'-monophosphate dehydrogenase, translating into MATNNANYRIKTIKDGCTAEELFRGDGLTYNDFIILPGFIDFGAADVNISGQFTKRIRLHIPIVSSPMDTITENEMAKTMALMGGVGVLHNNCTVERQVEMVKSVKAYRNGFISKPKSVPPNTPISNIIRIKEEKGISGILVTENGDPHGKLLGIVCTKDIDYVKNKDTPVSAVMTRREKMTVERAPIQLEEAMDVLNRSRYGYLPIVNENGEVVNLCSRRDAVRARDYPHSTLDKSGRLICAAATSTRPEDKRRVAALADVGVDVLVLDSSQGNTIYQIAFIKWVKSTYPHLEVVAGNVVTQDQAKNLIDAGADGIRIGMGSGSICITQEVLACGRPQGTAVYKVAQYCASRGVPCTADGGLRQVGDICKALAIGANCAMLGGMLSGTTETPGEYFFKGGVRLKVYRGMGSLEAMSQGKESGKRYLSENEVIQVAQGVSGNVVDKGSAAKLIAYVSKGLQQAAQDIGEISFDAIREKMYAGQVLFNRRSPTAQGEGGVHSLHSYEKKLFAAKM; encoded by the coding sequence ATGGCGACCAACAACGCGAACTACCGCATCAAGACCATCAAGGATGGCTGcaccgccgaggagctgtTCCGGGGCGATGGACTGACATACAACGACTTCATTATTCTGCCGGGCTTCATCGACTTTGGTGCTGCCGATGTGAACATCTCCGGCCAGTTCACGAAGCGCATCCGCCTCCACATCCCGATCGTGTCGTCGCCGATGGACACCATTACGGAGAACGAGATGGCGAAGACAATGGCACTCATGGGCGGCGTCGGTGTGCTGCACAACAACTGCACGGTGGAGCGGCAAGTGGAGATGGTGAAGTCGGTGAAGGCGTACCGCAACGGATTCATCTCCAAGCCCAAGTCGGTGCCGCCGAACACCCCCATCAGCAACATCATCCGCAtcaaggaggagaagggcatcAGCGGCATTCTCGTGACGGAGAACGGCGACCCGCACGGCAAGCTGCTTGGCATCGTGTGCACGAAGGATATCGACTACGTAAAGAACAAGGACACGCCGGTATCGGCGGTTATGACGCGACGCGAGAAGATGACGGTGGAGCGTGCGCCGATCCAGCTGGAAGAGGCAATGGACGTGCTGAACCGCAGCCGCTACGGCTACCTGCCCATCGTGAACGAGAACGGCGAGGTTGTCAATCTCTGCTCCCGTCGCGATGCTGTCCGCGCGCGTGACTACCCGCACAGCACACTGGACAAAAGCGGTCGACTCAtctgtgctgctgcaacCTCAACGCGCCCGGAGGACAAGCGGCGAGTGGCAGCTCTGGCGGATGTCGGCGTTGATGTTCTGGTTCTGGACAGCTCTCAGGGCAACACGATCTACCAGATCGCCTTCATTAAGTGGGTCAAGTCGACCTATCCGCACCTCGAGGTGGTGGCAGGCAATGTGGTGACGCAAGATCAGGCAAAGAACCTCATCGATGCCGGCGCGGACGGTATTCGCATCGGcatgggcagcggcagcatctGCATCACGCAGGAGGTTCTAGCTTGCGGTCGTCCTCAGGGTACGGCGGTGTACAAGGTGGCGCAGTACTGCGCGTCCCGCGGCGTTCCGTGCACTGCTGACGGTGGGCTTCGCCAGGTCGGCGACATCTGCAAGGCGCTTGCCATCGGTGCCAACTGCGCGATGCTTGGCGGCATGTTGAGTGGCACAACTGAGACGCCTGGCGAGTACTTCTTCAAGGGCGGCGTGCGCCTGAAGGTGTACCGCGGCATGGGTAGCCTGGAGGCGATGAGCCAGGGCAAGGAGTCCGGCAAGCGCTACCTCTCCGAAAACGAGGTGATACAGGTTGCACAGGGCGTCTCTGGCAACGTCGTGGATAAGGGTTCTGCCGCGAAGCTAATCGCCTACGTCTCGAAAGGGCtccagcaggcggcgcaggacATCGGCGAGATCAGCTTCGACGCGATTCGCGAGAAGATGTACGCCGGCCAGGTGCTTTTCAACCGCCGCTCCCCCACGGCCCAGGGCGAGGGTGGCGTGCACTCGCTTCACAGCTACGAGAAGAAGCTGTTTGCAGCCAAGATGTAG